In one Candidatus Binataceae bacterium genomic region, the following are encoded:
- a CDS encoding acyl-CoA dehydrogenase family protein produces the protein MNQHHTEREQRFLDLAGMLADEFAPRSAKYDIEEAFPFENYARIRETGYTTLIIPEELGGLGATMLERIKAQERLAQGCGPTALAINMHFNVVGLLLDLWRKFKRPNVEAKLRRIAKERLICGGSGSEPDNSVLVLRPRTTANRVNGGWLINGRKIFSTQSIALDYYFSEATWADAPEGPTILTFFIPPRETPGLTFKDDWYTMGMRAS, from the coding sequence ATGAATCAGCACCATACCGAGCGCGAGCAGCGATTTCTCGACCTTGCGGGAATGCTGGCCGACGAGTTCGCGCCGCGTTCGGCGAAATATGACATCGAGGAGGCGTTTCCCTTCGAGAACTATGCGCGGATTCGCGAGACCGGCTACACCACGCTGATCATTCCGGAGGAGCTGGGCGGGCTGGGCGCGACGATGCTTGAACGGATCAAGGCGCAGGAGCGGCTGGCGCAGGGCTGCGGGCCGACGGCGCTGGCGATCAACATGCACTTCAACGTGGTCGGACTGCTGCTCGACCTGTGGCGGAAATTCAAGCGGCCCAACGTTGAGGCGAAGCTCCGGCGGATCGCGAAGGAGCGGCTAATCTGCGGCGGCTCGGGTTCGGAGCCGGACAATTCGGTGCTGGTGCTGCGGCCGCGGACCACCGCGAATCGGGTCAACGGCGGCTGGCTGATCAATGGGCGGAAAATTTTCAGCACCCAGAGTATCGCGCTGGACTACTATTTCTCCGAGGCGACCTGGGCGGACGCGCCCGAGGGTCCGACGATCCTGACTTTCTTTATCCCGCCCCGCGAGACCCCGGGCCTCACCTTCAAGGACGATTGGTACACGATGGGGATGCGGGCGTC
- a CDS encoding thioesterase — MRPVPAGAKGTYEFVVGEQDLAGTVEPTLPPVLATAKMSLAMELAAINALKPYLEPGEMSVGVTVSVTHTAATPAGWKVRAEAEVTGGEGRRVEYVVRAFDEKEEIGNGTHTRAVLEQSKFDQRFDAKVKGK, encoded by the coding sequence ATGAGACCAGTACCAGCGGGGGCCAAAGGCACTTATGAATTTGTCGTCGGTGAGCAGGATCTCGCCGGGACCGTCGAGCCGACGCTGCCGCCGGTCCTGGCGACGGCCAAAATGAGCCTCGCGATGGAACTCGCGGCGATCAACGCGCTCAAGCCCTACCTCGAACCGGGCGAGATGTCGGTGGGCGTCACGGTCAGCGTCACGCATACCGCGGCGACGCCGGCCGGATGGAAAGTGCGGGCCGAGGCCGAAGTCACCGGCGGCGAGGGCCGCCGCGTCGAATACGTCGTGCGGGCCTTCGATGAGAAGGAAGAGATCGGCAACGGTACGCACACTCGCGCGGTGCTCGAACAGAGCAAGTTCGATCAGCGCTTCGACGCCAAGGTCAAAGGAAAGTAG